In one window of Dermochelys coriacea isolate rDerCor1 chromosome 3, rDerCor1.pri.v4, whole genome shotgun sequence DNA:
- the LOC122459498 gene encoding zinc transporter 10-like gives MGRYSGQTCRLLFMLVLTAGFFVAELVSGYLGNSIALVSDSFNMLSDLISLGVGIAAGRIARRARRGPAATYGYGRAEAVGALGNAVFLTALCFTILVEAVQRLARPEPIDGPALVLIVGALGLAVNLLGLLIFQDWGSCCSRLQPRAATPEPLQEVPGPGREEAAEAEFIHNTGLFL, from the exons ATGGGGCGCTACTCGGGCCAGACCTGCCGCCTGCTCTTCATGCTGGTGCTGACCGCCGGCTTCTTCGTGGCCGAGCTGGTCTCCGGCTACCTGGGCAACTCCATCGCGCTGGTGTCGGACTCGTTCAACATGCTCTCGGACCTCATCTCGCTGGGCGTGGGCATCGCCGCCGGCCGCATCGCCCGCCGCGCCCGCCGGGGCCCCGCCGCCACCTACGGCTACGGCCGCGCCGAGGCGGTGGGGGCGCTGGGCAACGCCGTCTTCCTCACCGCCCTCTGCTTCACCATCCTGGTGGAGGCGGTGCAGCGCCTGGCCCGGCCCGAGCCCATCGACGGCCCCGCGCTGGTGCTCATCGTGGGGGCGCTGGGCCTGGCCGTCAACCTGCTGGGGCTGCTCATcttccaggactggggctcctgctgcagccgcCTGCAGCCCCGCGccgccaccccagagccgctccaGGAGGTGCCCGGCCCCGGgcgggaggaggctgctgaagcAG aATTTATACACAACACAGGGTTGTTTCTTTGA